The Medicago truncatula cultivar Jemalong A17 chromosome 4, MtrunA17r5.0-ANR, whole genome shotgun sequence genome includes a region encoding these proteins:
- the LOC11443780 gene encoding subtilisin-like protease SBT2.5 → MRFLEFGCVLLIVVLALVVSVKGEIYIVTVEGEPIISYTGGIDEFEATAVESDEKIDTTSELVTSYGRHLEKRHDMILGMLFEQGTYKKLYSYRHLINGFAVHISPEQAETLRHAPGVKSVARDWKVKRLTTHTPQFLGLPTGVWPTGGGFDRAGEDIVIGFVDSGIYPHHPSFATHNTEPYEPVPRYRGKCEVDPDTKINFCNGKIVGAQHFAQAAIASGAFNPSIDFASPLDGDGHGSHTTSIAAGNNGIPVRMHGHEFGKASGMAPRARIAVYKALYRLFGGFVADVVAAIDQAVYDGVDILSLSVGPNSPPAAAKTTFLNPFDATLLGAVKAGVFVAQAAGNGGPFPKTMVSYSPWIASVAAAIDDRRYKNHLTLGNGNILAGIGLSPSTHLNRTYTLVAANDVLLDSSVTKYSPTDCQRPELLNKKLIEGNILLCGYSFNFVVGTASMKKVSETAKALGAAGFVLCVENISPGAKFDPVPVGLPGILITDVGNSKKLIDYYNISTPRDWTGRVKSFKGLGKIGDGLIPILHKSAPQVALFSARGPNVKDFSFQEADLLKPDILAPGSLIWAAWSPNGTDEANFIGEGFAMVSGTSMSAPHIAGIAALIKQKHPHWSPAAIKSALMTTSTTLDRAGNPLLAQQTSETEAIKFVKATPFDYGSGHVDPTAALDPGLIFDAGYEDYLGFLCTTPGIDVHEIRNYTHVPCNTSMGKPSNLNTPSITISHLVGTQVVHRTVTNVAEEETYVITARMEPAVAIEVNPPAMTINGGTSRQFSVTLTSQSVTGSYSFGEVLMKGSRGHKVRIPVVAKGFPR, encoded by the exons ATGAGATTTTTGGAGTTTGGGTGTGTTCTGTTGATTGTTGTACTAGCTCTTGTGGTTTCTGTAAAAGGTGAGATTTATATAGTAACTGTTGAAGGTGAACCTATCATAAGTTATACTGGAGGTattgatgaatttgaagctacTGCTGTGGAATCTGATGAAAAAATTGATACTACCAG TGAACTGGTTACTTCATACGGTCGTCATCTTGAAAAAAGACATGATATGATTCTAGGGATGTTGTTTGAGCAAGGGACATACAAAAAACTATATAGCTATCGACATCTTATAAATGGTTTTGCTGTTCATATTTCGCCAGAACAG GCAGAAACTCTAAGACATGCTCCTGGAGTGAAATCTGTTGCAAGGGACTGGAAAGTGAAGAGACTTACAACACATACCCCTCAATTTTTAGGGCTTCCGACTGGGGTATGGCCAACTGGAGGTGGCTTTGATAGAGCTGGAGAAGACATTGTGATTGGATTTGTAGACTCGGGGATCTATCCTCATCACCCCAGTTTTGCAACTCATAATACTGAACCATATGAGCCAGTTCCAAGGTATAGAGGGAAATGTGAAGTTGATCCTGatactaaaataaatttttgcaaTGGGAAGATTGTTGGAGCACAACACTTTGCCCAAGCTGCAATAGCTTCTGGAGCATTCAACCCTTCAATTGATTTTGCTTCTCCTCTAGATGGGGATGGACATGGAAG TCACACAACCTCTATCGCAGCTGGAAATAATGGAATTCCTGTGAGAATGCATGGCCATGAATTTGGCAAAGCAAGTGGGATGGCTCCTCGTGCTAG GATTGCTGTATACAAGGCACTCTATAGACTCTTTGGAGGGTTTGTTGCAGATGTAGTTGCCGCAATTGATCAG GCTGTATATGATGGAGTGGATATACTCAGTCTTTCAGTTGGACCCAACAGTCCTCCAGCAGCTGCCAAAACTACATTTTTGAACCCTTTTGATGCTACACTTCTTGGAGCCGTGAAAGCTGGTGTATTTGTTGCACAGGCCGCTGGAAATGGTGGTCCTTTCCCTAAGACAATGGTTTCATATAGTCCATGGATAGCATCTGTAGCAGCTGCAATTGATGATCGTAGATACAAAAATCATTTAACGCTTGGAAATGGAAATATCTTAGCTGGAATCGGGTTATCAC CTTCTACACATTTAAACCGAACATACACTTTGGTTGCTGCAAATGATGTGCTGCTAGATTCTTCGGTTACGAAGTACAGCCCAACAGATTGCCAGAGACCAGAATTATTAAACAAGAAACTGATAGAGGGAAATATTCTTCTCTGCGGATATTCTTTCAACTTTGTTGTTGGTACTGCATCAATGAAGAAAGTATCAGAAACGGCAAAGGCCCTTGGTGCAGCTGGATTTGTTCTCTGTGTTGAAAATATTTCCCCTGGTGCAAAATTTGATCCTGTCCCTGTTGGCCTTCCTGGGATTCTTATCACTGACGTCGGTAATTCAAAG AAACTTATAGACTATTATAATATCTCTACACCAAGAGACTGGACTGGACGGGTGAAGAGTTTCAAAGGTTTAGGTAAAATCGGAGACGGTTTGATACCTATTCTACATAAGTCTGCGCCGCAGGTGGCATTATTCTCTGCTAGAGGGCCAAATGTAAAGGACTTCAGCTTCCAAGAGGCAGATCTTCTCAAACCAGATATATTAGCTCCTGGTTCGTTGATTTGGGCTGCTTGGAGTCCAAATGGAACTGATGAGGCAAATTTTATTG GTGAGGGATTTGCGATGGTATCTGGAACTAGCATGTCTGCACCACATATAGCTGGAATTGCTGCTCTTATAAAGCAGAAGCATCCACATTGGAGCCCTGCTGCCATTAAATCAGCATTGatgacaacttcaacaactctAGACAGAGCAGGGAATCCTCTTCTAGCTCAGCAAACTTCTGAAACAGAAGCTATAAAATTTGTCAAAGCTACCCCATTTGACTATGGGAGTGGACATGTTGATCCAACAGCTGCCTTGGACCCTGGCCTCATCTTTGATGCAG GATATGAGGATTATCTTGGCTTCTTATGTACAACACCTGGCATCGATGTTCATGAGATAAGGAACTACACTCATGTACCATGTAACACTAGTATGGGCAAACCATCGAATTTAAACACTCCATCCATCACAATTTCCCATCTCGTGGGAACTCAAGTTGTCCACCGCACTGTAACCAATGTAGCGGAGGAAGAAACCTATGTGATCACAGCCAGAATGGAACCAGCAGTTGCCATTGAAGTCAACCCTCCTGCAATGACTATCAACGGCGGCACATCACGTCAATTTTCTGTGACACTGACATCTCAATCAGTGACAGGAAGTTATAGTTTTGGAGAAGTTTTAATGAAAGGGAGCAGAGGGCATAAGGTAAGGATCCCTGTTGTGGCGAAAGGATTCCCACGATAG
- the LOC11424704 gene encoding oxysterol-binding protein-related protein 4C isoform X1 gives MLSMVMATEGKKQPKIVLTKPFSLEVETDSEPSYGYRAPNLIRRLLSLLKNVRPGADLTNLQLPPLFYFPKSQLQCYGESVYSTTSNSNLLNKCNNEQTPLERFTSVVAWSISTTRPTSFGVAPYNPILGETHHVSKGNLNVLLEQVSTNPPVSALHATDDKENIEMIWCQQAVPKFRGTSIEAEVHGKRVLNLRNHGETYEMNCPRLSIRILPVPGVSWAGIVNIRCKETGLVAELSYESSYSFLGLGGNSKLIKGKILDSSSFNVLYDIDGQWDRTVNVKDTKSGKVKVIYDAKEVISGLKAPIVKDAEGVWQTESALIWGELTQAIISNDWEKAKEAKQGVEERQSKTLKERETRGERWTPKNFLVSYSNESGLDCDCSPINTWVPAAPIIAP, from the exons ATGCTATCTATGGTAATG GCAACCGAAGGGAAGAAGCAGCCCAAAATTGTTCTGACAAAGCCATTCTCATTGGAAGTTGAAACAGATTCAGAACCGAGTTATGGTTACCGAGCACCTAATCTTATACGACGCTTGTTAAGCTTACTTAAGAATGTGCGACCAGGAGCAGATCTCACCAACTTACAG CTTCCACCTCTATTTTATTTCCCAAAATCACAGCTTCAATGCTACGGTGAATCAGTATACAGcacaacttcaaattcaaacttgctgaACAAGTGCAACAATGAGCAGACTCCATTGGAAAGGTTCACATCTGTGGTAGCTTGGAGCATATCTACCACACGCCCTACATCTTTTGGAGTTGCTCCTTATAATCCCATTCTTGGTGAGACACACCATGTTTCCAAGGGCAACCTTAACGTCCTACTCGAGCAGGTTTCCACCAACCCTCCGGTATCTGCTCTCCATGCAACAGATGACAAGGAAAACATTGAAATGATATGGTGCCAGCAAGCTGTTCCAAAGTTTCGAG GTACAAGCATTGAAGCTGAAGTTCATGGCAAAAGGGTGCTAAACCTCAGAAATCATGGGGAAACGTATGAAATGAATTGTCCTCGGCTCTCAATTAGAATTCTTCCAGTTCCAGGAGTTAGTTGGGCTGGGATTGTTAATATACGGTGCAAAGAGACCGGCCTTGTGGCTGAGTTATCCTACGAATCATCCTATTCTTTTCTTGGACTTGGAGGGAATAGTAAGTTGATCAAAGGGAAGATCCTTGATTCCTCATCATTCAATGTACTGTATGACATTGATGGTCAATGGGATAG GACTGTTAACGTGAAGGATACAAAGAGTGGGAAAGTCAAAGTGATATATGATGCAAAAGAAGTCATTTCAGGACTCAAAGCTCCTATTGTCAAGGATGCAGAG GGTGTTTGGCAAACTGAATCAGCTCTTATTTGGGGTGAGTTGACTCAAGCCATTATTAGCAATGACTGGGAGAAAGCAAAAGAAGCAAAGCAAGGTGTGGAGGAAAGACAAAGTAAGACgttgaaagaaagagaaaccaGAGGGGAACGTTGGACTCCTAAGAATTTTTTGGTGTCTTACAGTAATGAAAGTGGGTTGGACTGTGATTGTTCACCCATTAATACATGGGTACCTGCTGCACCTATCATAGCCCCGtaa
- the LOC11424704 gene encoding oxysterol-binding protein-related protein 4C isoform X2 has product MLSMATEGKKQPKIVLTKPFSLEVETDSEPSYGYRAPNLIRRLLSLLKNVRPGADLTNLQLPPLFYFPKSQLQCYGESVYSTTSNSNLLNKCNNEQTPLERFTSVVAWSISTTRPTSFGVAPYNPILGETHHVSKGNLNVLLEQVSTNPPVSALHATDDKENIEMIWCQQAVPKFRGTSIEAEVHGKRVLNLRNHGETYEMNCPRLSIRILPVPGVSWAGIVNIRCKETGLVAELSYESSYSFLGLGGNSKLIKGKILDSSSFNVLYDIDGQWDRTVNVKDTKSGKVKVIYDAKEVISGLKAPIVKDAEGVWQTESALIWGELTQAIISNDWEKAKEAKQGVEERQSKTLKERETRGERWTPKNFLVSYSNESGLDCDCSPINTWVPAAPIIAP; this is encoded by the exons ATGCTATCTATG GCAACCGAAGGGAAGAAGCAGCCCAAAATTGTTCTGACAAAGCCATTCTCATTGGAAGTTGAAACAGATTCAGAACCGAGTTATGGTTACCGAGCACCTAATCTTATACGACGCTTGTTAAGCTTACTTAAGAATGTGCGACCAGGAGCAGATCTCACCAACTTACAG CTTCCACCTCTATTTTATTTCCCAAAATCACAGCTTCAATGCTACGGTGAATCAGTATACAGcacaacttcaaattcaaacttgctgaACAAGTGCAACAATGAGCAGACTCCATTGGAAAGGTTCACATCTGTGGTAGCTTGGAGCATATCTACCACACGCCCTACATCTTTTGGAGTTGCTCCTTATAATCCCATTCTTGGTGAGACACACCATGTTTCCAAGGGCAACCTTAACGTCCTACTCGAGCAGGTTTCCACCAACCCTCCGGTATCTGCTCTCCATGCAACAGATGACAAGGAAAACATTGAAATGATATGGTGCCAGCAAGCTGTTCCAAAGTTTCGAG GTACAAGCATTGAAGCTGAAGTTCATGGCAAAAGGGTGCTAAACCTCAGAAATCATGGGGAAACGTATGAAATGAATTGTCCTCGGCTCTCAATTAGAATTCTTCCAGTTCCAGGAGTTAGTTGGGCTGGGATTGTTAATATACGGTGCAAAGAGACCGGCCTTGTGGCTGAGTTATCCTACGAATCATCCTATTCTTTTCTTGGACTTGGAGGGAATAGTAAGTTGATCAAAGGGAAGATCCTTGATTCCTCATCATTCAATGTACTGTATGACATTGATGGTCAATGGGATAG GACTGTTAACGTGAAGGATACAAAGAGTGGGAAAGTCAAAGTGATATATGATGCAAAAGAAGTCATTTCAGGACTCAAAGCTCCTATTGTCAAGGATGCAGAG GGTGTTTGGCAAACTGAATCAGCTCTTATTTGGGGTGAGTTGACTCAAGCCATTATTAGCAATGACTGGGAGAAAGCAAAAGAAGCAAAGCAAGGTGTGGAGGAAAGACAAAGTAAGACgttgaaagaaagagaaaccaGAGGGGAACGTTGGACTCCTAAGAATTTTTTGGTGTCTTACAGTAATGAAAGTGGGTTGGACTGTGATTGTTCACCCATTAATACATGGGTACCTGCTGCACCTATCATAGCCCCGtaa
- the LOC11441755 gene encoding oxysterol-binding protein-related protein 4C isoform X2 → METNVVLTKPFTIDHNKSSDSNGNYKAPIFLQQVLSLFKNVQLGSDLSRFKLPPTFNMPKSQLQWYGECVYSTGVDLINSINNGKTPLDRFISVVAWSISTTRPQTFGVVPYNPILAETHHVSKGNLNVLLEQVSHHPQVSALHATDRKGNIDITLCHSPLPKFVGTGVEVDMHGKRHLHLHNHGETYEMNCPNFLFRFLPIPGIDWVGNVTIRCLETGLVAELSYIRQSFFGFGSGNRRRIKGKIFDSLTKNVLYKVDGHWDSTVILKDATNNAEVRVIYDAKEVLSGLHTPFVKDPESVWQTESALVWGELSQAIISNNWGKAREAKNTVEETQRIHLRERESKGETWVPKYFTVTHSKEDGWKCSPIQKWVPDAPIATL, encoded by the exons ATG GAAACAAACGTTGTACTCACAAAGCCATTCACAATAGATCACAACAAATCATCGGATTCCAATGGGAATTATAAAGCACCAATTTTTTTGCAGCAAGTACTAAGTCTCTTTAAGAATGTGCAGTTAGGATCTGATTTGTCACGCTTCAAG TTACCACCTACCTTCAATATGCCTAAGTCACAGCTTCAATGGTATGGTGAATGTGTATATTCCACAGGTGTAGATTTGATAAACAGCATCAACAATGGGAAAACACCATTGGATAGATTTATATCAGTAGTTGCATGGAGCATTTCTACTACACGACCACAAACTTTTGGAGTTGTTCCCTACAATCCCATTCTTGCTGAAACTCATCATGTTTCCAAAGGAAATCTTAATGTCTTGCTTGAACAG GTTTCACACCATCCTCAGGTATCTGCCTTACATGCCACTGATCGGAAGGGAAACATAGATATTACATTGTGCCACTCTCCACTTCCAAAGTTTGTTG GTACTGGAGTAGAGGTTGACATGCATGGTAAACGACATCTGCATCTCCATAATCATGGAGAGACATATGAAATGAATTGTCCTAATTTCTTATTCAGATTTCTTCCAATTCCTGGTATTGATTGGGTTGGCAATGTCACTATCCGGTGCCTAGAAACAGGCCTTGTAGCAGAATTAAGCTACATTAGACAATCTTTCTTTGGATTTGGGTCGGGAAATCGAAGACGGATAAAAGGGAAGATCTTTGATTCATTAACAAAGAATGTTCTTTATAAAGTTGATGGTCACTGGGACAG CACTGTAATATTGAAGGATGCAACTAATAATGCAGAAGTAAGGGTAATATATGATGCAAAAGAAGTTCTTTCAGGGCTCCATACTCCTTTTGTTAAGGATCCAGAg AGTGTGTGGCAAACAGAATCAGCTCTTGTTTGGGGTGAGTTAAGCCAAGCCATCATAAGCAACAATTGGGGAAAAGCAAGAGAGGCAAAGAACACTGTGGAGGAAACTCAGAGGATTCACCTTAGAGAAAGAGAGTCAAAAGGGGAAACTTGGGTTCCTAAATATTTTACAGTGACTCATAGCAAAGAAGATGGCTGGAAATGTTCACCAATTCAAAAGTGGGTCCCAGATGCCCCTATTGCCACCTTATAA
- the LOC11441755 gene encoding oxysterol-binding protein-related protein 4C isoform X1: protein METNVVLTKPFTIDHNKSSDSNGNYKAPIFLQQVLSLFKNVQLGSDLSRFKLPPTFNMPKSQLQWYGECVYSTGVDLINSINNGKTPLDRFISVVAWSISTTRPQTFGVVPYNPILAETHHVSKGNLNVLLEQVSHHPQVSALHATDRKGNIDITLCHSPLPKFVGTGVEVDMHGKRHLHLHNHGETYEMNCPNFLFRFLPIPGIDWVGNVTIRCLETGLVAELSYIRQSFFGFGSGNRRRIKGKIFDSLTKNVLYKVDGHWDSTVILKDATNNAEVRVIYDAKEVLSGLHTPFVKDPEVIINNKACIKSVWQTESALVWGELSQAIISNNWGKAREAKNTVEETQRIHLRERESKGETWVPKYFTVTHSKEDGWKCSPIQKWVPDAPIATL from the exons ATG GAAACAAACGTTGTACTCACAAAGCCATTCACAATAGATCACAACAAATCATCGGATTCCAATGGGAATTATAAAGCACCAATTTTTTTGCAGCAAGTACTAAGTCTCTTTAAGAATGTGCAGTTAGGATCTGATTTGTCACGCTTCAAG TTACCACCTACCTTCAATATGCCTAAGTCACAGCTTCAATGGTATGGTGAATGTGTATATTCCACAGGTGTAGATTTGATAAACAGCATCAACAATGGGAAAACACCATTGGATAGATTTATATCAGTAGTTGCATGGAGCATTTCTACTACACGACCACAAACTTTTGGAGTTGTTCCCTACAATCCCATTCTTGCTGAAACTCATCATGTTTCCAAAGGAAATCTTAATGTCTTGCTTGAACAG GTTTCACACCATCCTCAGGTATCTGCCTTACATGCCACTGATCGGAAGGGAAACATAGATATTACATTGTGCCACTCTCCACTTCCAAAGTTTGTTG GTACTGGAGTAGAGGTTGACATGCATGGTAAACGACATCTGCATCTCCATAATCATGGAGAGACATATGAAATGAATTGTCCTAATTTCTTATTCAGATTTCTTCCAATTCCTGGTATTGATTGGGTTGGCAATGTCACTATCCGGTGCCTAGAAACAGGCCTTGTAGCAGAATTAAGCTACATTAGACAATCTTTCTTTGGATTTGGGTCGGGAAATCGAAGACGGATAAAAGGGAAGATCTTTGATTCATTAACAAAGAATGTTCTTTATAAAGTTGATGGTCACTGGGACAG CACTGTAATATTGAAGGATGCAACTAATAATGCAGAAGTAAGGGTAATATATGATGCAAAAGAAGTTCTTTCAGGGCTCCATACTCCTTTTGTTAAGGATCCAGAggtaataataaataacaaagcatgtattaag AGTGTGTGGCAAACAGAATCAGCTCTTGTTTGGGGTGAGTTAAGCCAAGCCATCATAAGCAACAATTGGGGAAAAGCAAGAGAGGCAAAGAACACTGTGGAGGAAACTCAGAGGATTCACCTTAGAGAAAGAGAGTCAAAAGGGGAAACTTGGGTTCCTAAATATTTTACAGTGACTCATAGCAAAGAAGATGGCTGGAAATGTTCACCAATTCAAAAGTGGGTCCCAGATGCCCCTATTGCCACCTTATAA
- the LOC11445795 gene encoding uncharacterized protein has protein sequence MGACYSCNTSSILKNNIRVIHLNGFVEDFDQPISASQVIGNPPNYFVCTSIQLLSSSYNPLKGDSQLQPGQLYFMLPYSILEDGFSPVDLACLAKRLTAKSKTKQPCDYKKFPTAIPSLNQTIPWSSSSRSPCRVGAQEKIGMNMMSGGRSPCRMQSWKPILDTITEKPFNRRSESDLQEKNIIF, from the coding sequence ATGGGTGCTTGTTATTCTTGCAACACATCctctatattaaaaaataatatcagaGTCATTCATCTGAATGGTTTTGTAGAAGATTTTGATCAACCAATTTCAGCAAGCCAAGTTATTGGAAATCCACCAAACTACTTTGTCTGTACCTCAATTCAGCTTCTTTCTTCATCCTACAATCCATTGAAAGGAGATAGTCAACTCCAACCTGGTCAACTATATTTCATGCTACCATACTCAATACTTGAAGATGGTTTTTCACCTGTTGATTTAGCTTGCTTAGCTAAGAGACTCACTGCAAAATCCAAAACCAAGCAGCCATGTGATTACAAAAAGTTTCCAACAGCAATTCCTTCACTGAACCAAACAATCCCTTGGAGTTCTTCTTCAAGGAGTCCTTGTAGAGTTGGTGCGCAAGAGAAAATTGGTATGAACATGATGAGTGGTGGAAGAAGCCCTTGTAGAATGCAATCTTGGAAACCTATCTTGGATACTATTACAGAGAAGCCATTCAACAGAAGAAGTGAATCAGATttgcaagaaaaaaatattattttttag